The following proteins are encoded in a genomic region of Mahella australiensis 50-1 BON:
- a CDS encoding sulfite exporter TauE/SafE family protein codes for MMEYVLILFIGCVAGVVTGLIGASGVMVVVPALVILGYATSDAIGASLFIDTIASLVVAWTYYQNKNLNLKQGIWIAIGSVGGAQIGSLISPLIPDVGLNSAFSIFLVITAVIFWFRGAKGGAPDLNNNVATQQSSILKLLRSNVIISGLLLGILVGIISGLLGAGGGVMILLILVFVMQYSMHEGIGTSTLIMAFTAASGAIGHAISSNLPLKAAIYGAIGTLIGGRFAARFANKVNEKVLSKVVGGVFAALGVIMLIAR; via the coding sequence ATGATGGAATATGTACTTATTTTGTTCATAGGATGCGTAGCTGGTGTTGTAACTGGTCTGATAGGCGCCAGCGGCGTTATGGTTGTAGTCCCAGCTCTTGTTATACTTGGTTACGCTACTTCGGATGCTATAGGAGCGAGTCTATTTATAGATACTATAGCATCATTGGTAGTGGCATGGACATATTACCAAAATAAAAATCTCAATCTTAAACAGGGTATTTGGATAGCTATAGGTTCTGTAGGTGGCGCTCAGATAGGCAGCTTGATATCGCCTTTAATCCCCGATGTAGGTTTGAACAGCGCTTTCAGCATATTTTTGGTGATTACGGCGGTGATATTTTGGTTCAGAGGGGCTAAAGGCGGGGCGCCGGATTTGAATAATAATGTTGCCACGCAACAGTCGAGCATATTAAAACTTTTAAGATCCAATGTTATAATTTCCGGTTTGCTGCTCGGAATTCTGGTAGGTATAATAAGCGGGTTGCTCGGAGCGGGCGGCGGGGTTATGATATTGCTTATATTAGTATTCGTCATGCAGTATAGCATGCATGAAGGCATAGGTACTTCTACGCTCATAATGGCATTTACCGCAGCGTCGGGAGCTATAGGCCACGCCATTTCTTCCAATCTTCCATTAAAAGCTGCGATATATGGAGCAATAGGAACATTAATCGGGGGGCGTTTCGCTGCGAGGTTTGCTAACAAAGTTAACGAGAAAGTTTTAAGCAAGGTCGTGGGGGGCGTGTTCGCCGCGCTGGGGGTTATAATGCTAATAGCCCGATAG
- a CDS encoding heavy metal-binding domain-containing protein has translation MIITTTPSIEGRKIKEYKGIVSGETILGANVFRDFMAGLSDFFGGRSAAYEDELIKARNIALGEMQRQAEAYGANAIVGIDLDYEVVGQGGSMLMVTASGTAVYVE, from the coding sequence ATGATAATTACAACGACACCAAGCATTGAGGGTAGAAAAATAAAAGAGTATAAAGGTATTGTCAGCGGCGAAACCATCCTCGGCGCCAATGTATTCCGCGATTTCATGGCAGGGCTCAGCGACTTTTTCGGCGGACGATCCGCAGCTTATGAAGATGAACTTATAAAAGCACGCAATATAGCGCTCGGTGAAATGCAGCGCCAGGCTGAAGCTTACGGAGCCAATGCAATAGTAGGTATTGATCTGGATTATGAAGTGGTGGGTCAGGGCGGTTCCATGCTCATGGTGACGGCCAGCGGCACGGCCGTATATGTAGAATAA
- a CDS encoding nucleoside deaminase, translating to MSDKIDRLYKFMSEAIKEAELAAAEGEVPIGAVVAKGDEIIGRGHNQVEGLHDATAHAEMLAIRQAMAAINDWRLDGCELYTTLEPCAMCTGAMMLCRIEQLIYGAPDLKWGCAGTLYNLPRDRRFDRNIEIIAGIGEQRCEEMLKKFFENRRNDN from the coding sequence ATGTCAGATAAAATCGATAGGCTTTATAAATTTATGTCTGAGGCCATAAAAGAGGCTGAACTTGCCGCGGCCGAAGGCGAAGTGCCAATAGGTGCCGTAGTGGCTAAAGGCGATGAGATTATAGGGAGAGGTCACAACCAAGTTGAAGGGTTGCATGATGCTACGGCCCATGCCGAGATGCTGGCTATCCGCCAAGCTATGGCTGCTATAAATGATTGGCGTCTCGACGGTTGTGAGCTTTATACTACGCTTGAGCCGTGTGCCATGTGCACCGGTGCCATGATGCTGTGTCGTATAGAGCAGCTTATATACGGTGCGCCTGATTTGAAATGGGGCTGCGCCGGCACGTTATACAACCTGCCGCGTGATAGGCGCTTCGACCGTAATATAGAGATCATAGCCGGCATTGGAGAACAGCGTTGTGAAGAGATGCTGAAGAAGTTCTTTGAAAACCGGCGCAACGACAACTGA